The following proteins are co-located in the Salvelinus namaycush isolate Seneca chromosome 31, SaNama_1.0, whole genome shotgun sequence genome:
- the setd1ba gene encoding histone-lysine N-methyltransferase SETD1B-A isoform X2 yields MDNHHPVCSSGEKRSHHWRSFKLIIDPALKKGSHKLYRYDGTTFNMPNPGMPPVDIVRDPRIGRLWTKYKETDLPVPKFKIDECYIGRVPPKEVTFARLNDNIREGFLTDMCKKFGDIEEVEILYNPKNKKHLGIAKVLFGTVKAAKDAVQTLHNTSVMGNIIHVELDPKGENRLRYFQLLLNGTFTPRTLPVGGEVSPRSLAEALLACEPLRRLSESSSSAAVGGTVIPSGAATNTTPLSQDTAYSSLRQDTPQSQGTPHTPRQTSTPFSQDSSYSSRQGTPAYQSSRAEGSGSYKSRRHESKFQDAYNRRPERRYVHGAGGSGSSSSSSSYRGNFEQSAFKQHQPAPPEPPPSASSFAHTPPPPTSASFKSAFSPYQQAPMPPAFPPSEPPIHQPVQREAEYRRPPQPPMAPATDFMPVKDKPGTPPIPEPPPEPKAHPSTPLARKLEHCPPSPGTPTLESERNSLDSRIEMLLKEKRTKLPFLPGGDSSDTEVRMEGSPISSSSSQLSPIPPYGGTHTSRPSSTGLEDVSPTPLPDSDDEEPIPGTGLLLERVISPDHLHGMNTSDLKDGRLGNHTPTDKLESHQSSGEDMEISDEDDMPGTPTHSGDCAKGIVVHSAVSPMQSMPLPPPGFHPLPPQAGFGLPHHLSAVPGPHLASGVPHPMLPHLYPHGMVPMMQMELMSCLPQWGSVHMSFQMQTQMLSRMAQTRGPYPYPPFMNTGGTASAGSAAMQFGGPYIPLSMSSTPAASAGGHGQQPWPHPSMPKFNPAVPPPGYEAKKEDPHKATVEGVLLVIVKELKAIMKRDLNRKMVEVVAFRAFDEWWDKKEHSAKASLTPVKAGEEEKEKPKLKETMGSSLLENWNKGEGLGYEGMGLGIGLRGAIRLPSFKVKRKDPPDATSTGDTKRARPSTPVDDELEDIAELPEDGSRMDEDSAALRRRHARPLELDSEGEEEVETSGKEESLSDREEEPDETEASERLSSGKESGEDEDEDEAASTSDDESSESSDEDVASSASSKVVSDSSASGDSSDYDSSSEEEAEEEEEEEEEEAAVDVESLPDKDEDRVRTSSSSSSSSSSSSEEEVEPKAPSTPLGPPPEDEPSELACLEEDQRPREGLKLKPNHRSLSEVAGAVEPGRTSLEDLRPPSPKGVPAEESDLDLEVAIPVLKTEPQDDVTNLRPPTPTGSLADSDQDSRPKAHTEDKDLPCTPGRGASTSLERDTALLRSLVVPPMHLPLPPYPAMGGHSLLLPPPGPMPDLPLPFRARLSTDEDVPRTPGRDLMDRAMGLGKSQNSTENVPVTPGSDAPLTGSSLVSLSSPHISGSPFSYPAQSPVLSAGIPRTPGRDLTFTPVFPDPTALAAGLPIHRKASSESPLFKEPPLSTLASQTLPPGSLQGQALTSVPKDLPAVPALDLPVPPDITPPKRKPGRPKSKKAAALAALAALTSPKTEPMELSATPTSMPPSLPHDAQLRELSADTAAAATLPDIPGYVGLDSSTVGLDFREGEPEPHTALPLDDRFLPYEEEECVQKPARKVRRGCEKLLLASHSPATTPPRPHYVPRPRSEFEEMTILYDIWNDGIDEEDIRHLQVTYDKLLQQDNGNDWLNDTLWVQHPPTNIPAVKRKRRDDGMRDHMTGCARSEGYYKIDKKDKIKYLNSNKHLLEEGPIDMQGKSIPAQPLVSTRAGSERRSEQRRLLSSFSCDSDLLKFNQLKFRKKKIRFCKSHIHDWGLFAMEPIAADEMVIEYVGQNIRQVIADMREKRYEDEGIGSSYMFRVDHDTIIDATKCGNFARFINHSCNPNCYAKVITVESQKKIVIYSRQPINVNEEITYDYKFPIEDEKIPCLCGAENCRGTLN; encoded by the exons GAGAGAATCGCCTTCGATACTTCCAGTTACTTCTGAATGGCACCTTCACCCCTCGGACACTTCCGGTGGGAGGAGAAGTGTCCCCTCGTAGCCTGGCAGAGGCTCTTCTG GCCTGTGAACCCTTGCGCCGGCTCTCTGAGAGCAGCTCATCTGCTGCAGTGGGAGGCACAGTGATCCCCAGCGGCGCCGCCACCAACACCACCCCACTGTCCCAGGACACGGCTTACTCTAGCCTAAGGCAAGACACGCCGCAGTCCCAGGGCACCCCTCATACCCCTCGCCAGACCAGCACCCCCTTCTCTCAGGACTCCAGCTATTCCAGCAGACAGGGCACCCCAGCCTACCAGTCTAGCCGGGCCGAAGGCTCCGGAAGCTACAAGTCTCGCAGACACGAGAGCAAGTTCCAGGATGCCTACAACCGGAGACCGGAGAGGCGCTACGTCCATGGTGCTGGGGGATcgggatcctcctcatcctcctcctcttaccgAGGCAATTTTGAACAGTCTGCCTTTAAACAGCACCAACCTGCACCACCtgaaccccctccctctgcctcaTCCTTTGCCCACACACCTCCTCCCCCTACCAGTGCCAGCTTTAAGTCAGCCTTCTCCCCCTACCAGCAGGCCCCCATGCCCCCTGCGTTCCCCCCCTCAGAACCTCCGATCCACCAGCCCGTCCAGCGGGAGGCGGAGTACCGGAGACCCCCTCAGCCCCCCATGGCCCCTGCCACTGACTTCATGCCAGTCAAGGATAAGCCAGGTACTCCACCCATTCCAGAACCCCCACCTGAACCCAAGGCCCACCCCAGCACCCCCCTTGCCCGGAAACTAGAGCACTGCCCACCTTCTCCCGGCACCCCGACGCTGGAGTCAGAGCGAAATAGCCTGGACTCCCGTATCGAGATGCTGCTCAAGGAGAAAAGGACAAAGCTTCCCTTCCTTCCTGGAGGCGACTCATCAGACACTGAGGTGCGTATGGAGGGGagccccatctcctcctcttcctctcagctGTCCCCCATCCCTCCTTATGGGGGCACCCACACCTCTCGGCCCTCTAGCACAGGCCTGGAGGACGTCAGCCCCACGCCCCTGCCTGACTCCGATGATGAGGAGCCCATCCCAGGAACAGGCTTGCTCCTCGAGAGGGTCATCTCCCCAGACCATCTCCATGGGATGAACACCAGTGACCTGAAGGATGGTCGCCTCGGAAACCACACACCCACAGACAAATTGGAG AGCCATCAGTCTTCTGGGGAAGACATGGAGATCTCGGATGAGGACGACATGCCAGGCACGCCCACGCACAGTGGCGACTGTGCCAAAGGCATCGTGGTCCACTCTGCTGTGTCCCCCATGCAGTCTATGCCCCTCCCACCCCCCGGCTTTCATCCTCTACCTCCCCAAGCGGGCTTCGGTCTTCCACACCACCTCTCTGCCGTTCCGGGCCCACACCTGGCATCTGGAGTGCCCCACCCCATGCTGCCTCACCTCTACCCCCATGGCATGGTGCCCATGATGCAGATGGAGCTGATGAGCTGCCTGCCTCAATGGGGCAGCGTTCACATGTCCTTCCAGATGCAGACCCAAATGCTGAGTCGCATGGCCCAGACCCGGGGGCCCTACCCCTACCCACCCTTCATGAACACAGGAGGGACGGCTTCAGCTGGGTCAGCAGCCATGCAGTTTGGGGGTCCCTACATACCCTTGTCCATGAGTAGCACCCCAGCTGCCAGTGCAGGGGGCCACGGGCAGCAACCTTGGCCCCATCCTAGCATGCCCAAGTTCAACCCTGCCGTTCCTCCACCGGGCTACGAGGCTAAGAAGGAGGATCCTCACAAGGCCACTGTGGAAGGGGTGCTGCTGGTCATCGTCAAGGAGCTGAAGGCCATCATGAAGAGGGACCTCAACCGTAAGATGGTGGAGGTGGTAGCCTTTAGGGCCTTTGACGAGTGGTGGGATAAAAAAGAACACTCAGCCAAG GCGTCCCTGACCCCGGTGAAGGCTGgcgaggaggagaaggagaagccCAAGCTCAAAGAGACCATGGGCTCCAGTCTACTGGAGAACTGGAACAAGGGAGAAGGCCTAGGCTATGAGGGTATGGGCCTGGGCATCGGCCTCCGAGGAGCCATCCGCCTGCCCTCCTTCAAG gtGAAGAGGAAGGACCCTCCTGATGCCACCTCCACCGGGGACACTAAGCGAGCGCGACCCTCCACGCCTGTGGACGATGAGCTGGAGGACATAGCGGAGCTTCCAGAAGACGGGTCCAGGATGGACGAGGACAGCGCGGCATTACGGAGGCGACATGCGCGGCCGCTGGAGCTGGACagcgagggagaggaggaagtagAGACTTCTGGGAAAGAGGAGTCTCTGTCCGATAGGGAGGAGGAGCCTGACGAGACAGAGGCCTCTGAGAGGTTGTCATCGGGCAAG GAGAGTGGAGAGGATGAGGACGAAGATGAGGCGGCCTCAACCAGTGATGATGAATCATCGGAGTCGTCGGATGAGG ACGTTGCCAGTTCAGCATCCTCGAAAGTTGTCTCTGATTCCTCTGCGAGTGGGGACTCCTCTGACTATGATTCCAGTTCAGAGGAGGAggcagaagaagaggaggaagaggaggaggaggaggcggcgGTAGATGTGGAGAGTCTACCGGATAAAGACGAGGACCGGGTTCGGACATCTtcgtcctcatcctcctcttcgtcttcctcatctgaggaggaggtGGAGCCCAAGGCGCCCAGCACTCCCTTAGGTCCTCCCCCAGAGGACGAGCCCTCCGAGCTGGCTTGTTTAGAGGAAGACCAGAGGCCTAGGGAGGGGCTGAAGCTCAAGCCCAACCACAGATCCCTCAGCGAGGTGGCGGGAGCAGTGGAGCCTGGCCGGACCAGCCTGGAGGACCTCCGGCCCCCTTCACCCAAAGGAGTCCCAG CTGAGGAGTCGGACCTTGACCTGGAAGTCGCCATCCCTGTATTGAAGACAGAGCCCCAGGATGATGTTACTAACCTGCGGCCGCCCACCCCGACAGGCTCCCTGGCTGACAGCGACCAGGACTCTCGACCCAAGGCCCACACAGAGGACAAGGATCTGCCCTGTACGCCAGGTAGAGGGGCTTCCACATCCCTGGAGCGCGACACAGCCCTCCTAAGATCCCTAGTAGTCCCACCTAtgcacctccccctccccccttacCCAGCCATGGGAGGCCACTCCCTCCTGCTACCGCCTCCCGGCCCCATGCCGGACCTCCCCCTCCCCTTTAGGGCCAGGCTGTCCACAGACGAGGATGTGCCCCGCACCCCTGGCAGGGACCTGATGGACCGGGCAATGGGCCTGGGCAAGTCCCAGAACAGCACCGAGAACGTGCCCGTCACGCCTGGCAGCGATGCCCCTCTGACTGGCAGCAGCCTGGTCAGCCTCAGCTCCCCCCACATATCCGGCAGCCCCTTCTCCTACCCTGCCCAGTCCCCTGTCCTGAGTGCAGGTATCCCCCGAACCCCCGGCAGAGATCTGACCTTTACCCCTGTCTTCCCAGACCCCACAGCCCTGGCTGCTGGCCTTCCCATCCACCGGAAAGCCTCTTCAGAAAGCCCGCTGTTCAAGGAGCCTCCACTCAGCACCTTGGCCAGTCAGACCTTGCCCCCCGGCTCCCTCCAGGGACAGGCCTTAACCAGCGTGCCAAAAGACCTGCCTGCTGTCCCGGCCTTAGACCTCCCAGTGCCCCCAGACATAACCCCGCCTAAGAGGAAGCCTGGGAGACCCAAGAGTAAAAAGGCTgcagctctggcagctctggcagcACTGACTTCTCCTAAGACTGAGCCTATGGAGCTCTCGGCGACTCCCACCTCCATGCCCCCCTCTTTGCCTCACGATGCCCAGCTCAGAGAACTCTCTGCAGACACGGCTGCTGCAGCCACTCTTCCTGACATCCCCGGCTACGTTGGGCTAGACTCCTCCACAGTGGGCCTGGACTTCCGGGAAGGGGAGCCAGAGCCGCATACGGCTCTGCCCCTTGACGACCGGTTCCTCCCCTATGAAGAAGAGGAGTGTGTGCAGAAGCCTGCCCGTAAGGTGCGGCGAGGGTGTGAAAAGCTGCTGCTGGCCAGCCACTCCCCTGCGACCACGCCGCCACGGCCCCACTACGTTCCACGTCCACGCTCGGAGTTTGAGGAGATGACCATCCTGTACGACATCTGGAACGACGGCATCGATGAGGAGGACATCCGGCACCTGCAGGTCACCTATGACAAGCTGCTGCAGCAGGACAACGGCAACGACTGGCTCAACGACACGCTGTGGGTCCAGCACCCTC CTACCAACATCCCAGcggtgaagaggaagaggagggacgATGGCATGAGGGATCACATGACTGGCTGTGCCCGTAGCGAGGGCTACTACAAGATCGACAAGAAGGACAAGATCAAATACCTCAACAGCAACAAGCACCTGCTGGAGGAGGGGCCCATAGACATGCAG GGCAAGAGCATTCCCGCGCAGCCCCTGGTCTCCACCAGAGCTGGCTCTGAGCGGAGGTCTGAACAGCGCCGCCTGCTGTCCTCTTTCAGCTGTGACAGCGACCTGCTCAAGTTCAACCAGCTGAAG TTCCGTAAGAAGAAGATTCGGTTCTGTAAGTCGCATATCCACGACTGGGGTTTGTTTGCTATGGAGCCAATTGCTGCTGACGAGATGGTGATTGAGTACGTGGGTCAGAACATCCGGCAG GTGATTGCTGACATGAGGGAGAAGCGCTACGAGGACGAGGGCATCGGGAGCAGCTATATGTTCCGTGTGGACCACGACACCATCATAGACGCCACCAAGTGTGGCAACTTCGCCCGCTTCATCAACCACAGCTGCAAT CCCAACTGCTACGCTAAGGTGATCACAGTGGAGTCCCAAAAGAAGATCGTCATCTACTCCCGACAACCCATCAATGTCAACGAGGAGATCACCTACGACTACAAGTTCCCCATCGAGGACGAGAAGATCCCCTGCTTGTGTGGGGCAGAGAACTGTAGGGGAACGTTGAACTAA